A stretch of the Oncorhynchus clarkii lewisi isolate Uvic-CL-2024 chromosome 9, UVic_Ocla_1.0, whole genome shotgun sequence genome encodes the following:
- the LOC139416679 gene encoding EMILIN-3-like yields the protein MHIAVALPPILLLSATLSLADAKFYRPSQYILYKAGPNPHPYVHGKPTSRLKNHCAYVVEKTVSFTMQDGVAPYVKAQYNKCAWGQKCPTLIYHVMYKPVYKVAHKTLTELEWRCCPGYSGYGCMEGPPAYQHLIKAMPPFKGPPFKGPPIKGNPWSQSKGHPPMKSYPMLTKGPPMKGPPPMKSYPVKAKGPPPSNVKSYLKRPFGPPLTHPSYRGSSSKPYTFGPQHLHQPDRHEGPDYHQPELDQQGQDYHQPELDHQGSDYHHPELDHQGQDPHQPELDHQGSDYHHPELDHQVSDHPQPEPDHQGSDHHQPEPDHQGSDHHQPEPDHQGSDHHQPEPDHQGSDHHQPEPDHQGSDHHQLELDHQGPNHQQPEPDHHWPDHLEPDHHQPESDQEGPYHQEPDNHEPDHHQPEPDHQGPDHHEPDHHQPEPYLEPNNHQQPGPDHPDHPDLTDHPFHSELEPVTDATAPPAGSQEMDGQPRDTVDSESTERLDRMEEDVRRLSQGLETLRGTVNGLEDGLRASLWEDANRMFSSLLSAAPSPVPAPALSSSPHSTVGFADIPGGDPDAEGLDVGQTFPGLSELTGRVEGLRTELQAKAAELEELRGSVIRHDGTLKKMSGGADSLTKAETRDTQKAMEDLVDAKLGGARTEILGEFEKCIESAESRCGERAREVSRQCHREQQERQDLMELALEVSATGLRKELGYLQTQIQGHDLREGCCGRVTGLGERVHLLEQLVAGLNQSQEHLGVELGGHKAHVEAMLEGRLEDVEAKLNLTECGKVRGGSTSSSGSGGVQGSSSEGEVGAGSLEARLEGKLKALEGRLLTALGDLENATAPALLEGHVMPTLETEVESLRRRLEVHVDKVQKELSGLELLCTSSSQPILQGDEATSNTHRVEEDKTGGGEENGLLDMENNRLNSLNVTLQSLLTRLSQREDHQEGEEGSSVQGEIMLLKFNARSMNLTLKGLKDSVGLVVQDVGRANTTWQEREERLAQQVKGVVQLLGRQASMLGVGEKKLTRMKGELQELRRRLAGEVQGCRSTALGVQKEVVEVGGRVASVEGQCKGFSHLAKDLERIRAELERQSDGYVSQVNGTLTNHAHQLSELRQELRNCTWNAEPTQQSLYLLEPEQLREDQ from the exons ATGCACATTGCAGTGGCATtacctcccatcctcctcctgtcAGCCACTCTGTCTCTGGCTGATGCCAAGTTCTACAGACCCTCCCAGTACATCCTCTACAAGGCTGGGCCCAATCCTCATCCCTATGTCCATGGGAAGCCCACCAGCAGGCTCAA AAACCACTGTGCCTACGTTGTTGAGAAGACTGTTTCATTCACCATGCAGGATGGGGTAGCTCCTTATGTCAAAGCTCAGTACAACAAGTGTGCCTGGGGTCAGAAGTGTCCAACCCTCAT ATATCATGTGATGTACAAGCCTGTCTATAAAGTTGCCCATAAGACTCTCACTGAGCTGGAATGGCGCTGCTGTCCAGGATACTCTGGCTACGGCTGCATGGAGGGACCCCCAGCCTACCAACACCTAATTAAGGCGATGCCTCCATTCAAGGGCCCACCATTCAAAGGCCCACCCATTAAAGGAAACCCCTGGAGTCAGAGCAAGGGCCATCCTCCCATGAAATCGTACCCAATGCTTACCAAGGGCCCTCCCATGAAGGGACCTCCTCCTATGAAGTCATACCCAGTGAAAGCAAAAGGCCCTCCTCCCAGCAACGTCAAGTCCTACCTTAAACGTCCCTTTGGGCCTCCTCTGACCCACCCCTCCTACCGAGGGTCATCTTCCAAGCCTTACACCTTTGGGCCACAGCACCTCCACCAACCAGACCGCCATGAGGGGCCAGACTATCACCAGCCTGAACTAGACCAGCAGGGGCAAGACTACCACCAGCCTGAACTAGACCACCAGGGGTCAGATTATCACCATCCTGAACTAGACCACCAGGGGCAAGACCCCCACCAGCCTGAACTAGACCACCAGGGGTCAGATTATCACCATCCTGAACTAGACCACCAGGTTTCAGACCACCCCCAGCCTGAACCAGACCACCAGGGATCAGACCACCACCAGCCTGAACCAGACCACCAGGGGTCAGACCACCACCAGCCTGAACCAGACCACCAGGGTTCAGACCACCACCAGCCTGAACCAGACCACCAGGGGTCAGACCACCACCAGCCTGAACCAGACCACCAGGGGTCAGACCATCACCAGCTTGAACTAGACCACCAGGGGCCAAACCACCAACAGCCTGAACCAGACCACCACTGGCCAGACCACCTCGAGCCGGATCATCACCAGCCTGAATCAGACCAGGAGGGGCCATACCACCAGGAGCCAGACAACCACGAGCCGGACCATCACCAGCCTGAACCAGACCACCAGGGGCCAGACCACCATGAGCCAGACCATCACCAGCCTGAACCATATCTGGAGCCAAACAATCACCAGCAGCCTGGACCAGATCATCCTGATCACCCAGACCTCACTGATCATCCTTTTCACTCAGAGTTGGAGCCCGTCACTGATGCAACAGCTCCCCCTGCTGGCAGCCAAGAAATGGATG GCCAGCCTCGGGACACAGTGGATAGTGAGTCTACTGAGCGTCTGGACCGGATGGAGGAGGACGTGCGGAGGCTGTCCCAGGGTCTGGAGACGCTTAGGGGGACAGTGAACGGACTCGAGGATGGCCTGCGCGCCTCACTATGGGAGGACGCCAACAGGATGTTCTCCTCCCTGCTGTCTGCAGCACCAAGCCCTGTCCCCGCCCCCGCTCTGTCCTCTTCCCCCCACTCCACTGTAGGCTTTGCAGACATCCCTGGAGGAGACCCCGATGCAGAGGGGCTGGATGTGGGCCAGACTTTCCCAGGGTTGAGCGAGCTGACAGGGAGGGTTGAGGGGCTCCGGACTGAGCTACAGGCCAAGGCTGCTGAGCTGGAGGAGCTGAGAGGCAGTGTGATCAGGCATGACGGAACCCTCAAGAAGATGTCAGGTGGTGCAGATAGCTTGACAAAGGCCGAAACGAGAGACACCCAGAAGGCAATGGAGGATCTGGTGGATGCCAAGCTTGGCGGGGCCCGGACGGAGATCCTGGGGGAGTTTGAGAAGTGTATCGAGAGTGCAGAGAGCCGCTGTGGGGAGAGGGCCAGGGAGGTGAGTCGACAGTGCCACAGGGAGCAGCAGGAGAGACAGGATCTAATGGAGCTGGCCCTGGAGGTCAGCGCCACTGGGCTTAGGAAGGAGCTTGGATACCTGCAGACTCAGATCCAGGGACATGACCTGAGAGAGGGCTGCTGTGGTAGAGTCACTGGCCTAGGTGAGAGGGTGCATCTGCTGGAACAGTTGGTGGCAGGCCTCAACCAGTCCCAGGAGCACCTGGGAGTGGAGCTGGGTGGGCACAAGGCCCATGTAGAGGCAATGCTGGAGGGGAGACTGGAGGACGTGGAGGCCAAGCTCAACCTGACTGAATGTGGAAAGGTCAGGGGTGGGAGCACTAGCAGCAGTGGTAGTGGTGGGGTCCAGGGCAGTAGCTCAGAGGGAGAGGTCGGGGCAGGCAGCCTGGAGGCCCGTCTGGAGGGGAAGCTGAAGGCTCTGGAGGGTCGTCTGCTGACAGCGTTGGGGGATCTGGAGAATGCTACAGCCCCTGCCTTGCTGGAGGGCCATGTCATGCCCACACTGGAGACAGAGGTGGAGTCCCTCAGGAGGAGGCTAGAGGTGCATGTGGACAAAGTGCAGAAAGAGCTGAGCGGCCTGGAACTACTCTGCACATCTTCCTCTCAGCCCATTCTCCAGGGAGACGAAGCCACATCAAACACTCACAGGGTGGAGGAGGataagacaggaggaggagaggagaatggtcTCCTGGACATGGAGAATAACCGTCTGAACAGCCTTAATGTCACCCTGCAGAGCCTCCTGACCAGACTGTCCCAGAGGGAAGACCaccaggagggagaggaggggagctcAGTCCAGGGTGAAATCATGCTTCTCAAGTTCAATGCCCGTTCCATGAACCTCACCCTGAAGGGCCTGAAGGACTCTGTAGGGTTGGTGGTCCAGGATGTGGGGCGCGCCAACACCACCTGGCAGGAGCGGGAAGAGCGCCTGGCCCAGCAGGTGAAGGGTGTGGTCCAGCTTTTGGGGCGCCAGGCCTCCATGTTGGGGGTGGGTGAGAAGAAGCTGACCCGGATGAAGGGAGAGCTCCAGGAACTGAGGAGGCGGCTGGCCGGGGAGGTGCAGGGCTGCCGCTCCACTGCGCTTGGAGTCCaaaaggaggtggtggaggtggggggCCGCGTGGCCAGCGTGGAGGGCCAGTGTAAGGGCTTCAGTCACCTGGCCAAGGATCTGGAGAGGATCAGGGCGGAGTTGGAGAGGCAGTCAGATGGATACGTGTCCCAGGTCAACGGTACCCTCACTAATCACGCTCACCAGCTGTCTGAGCTGAGACAGGAACTCAGGAACTGCACGTGGAATGCAGAGCCCACCCAGCAGAGCCTGTACCTCCTAGAGCCAGAACAGTTAAGAGAAGACCAGTAA